The Streptococcus marmotae genome contains the following window.
TCATCATTTGACGGCTGTCCTGTTCATCTTTTAGCATATTTTCTCCATTTCTTTTTACTAAAATAAAAAGGCTCTTTGTCAACTGTAGTGGGTAGATGTCAGCTAACATCTAGAGAGGACCAAGTTGGTCTTCTCTTTTTTGATATTGATGGCAATCAAAATCCGCTTTTTGAAGTTTTCATCTTCCGAAATCCAAAGGCATTTCGTTTAATGACTTTGATAAGATTATTGGTAGCTTCCAATTTAGCGTTGGAATAAGGCAATTCCAAAGCGTTTAAAACCTTGTCCTTATCCTTTAGAAACGTCTTAAATACCGTCTGGAAAATAGGGTTAACAGTGGCTATTTCTTGCTCAATTAGGTCAAAGAAATGATCTGAATTCTTCTCTTGGAAATGGAATAAAAGAAGTTGATAGAGTTCATAATGTTGTCGTAACTCATCTGAGTAGGATAGAAGCTTGTCTAAGATTTCCTTATTGGTCAAATGCATGCGAAAGGTTGGGCGATAAAACCGCTTGTCACTGAGTTTACGGCTATCTTGTTGTACCAGTTTCCAGTAGCGTTTGAGCGTCTTGTATTCATGCGATTTGCGGTCAAAAGCATTCATGATTTGGGTACGGACACGGTTCATAGCACGGCTGAGATGTTGCACAACGTGGAAGCGATCAAGCACTATTTTGGCATTCGGAAAAAGCTTCTTAGCGAGGGCGTAATAGGGGCTAAACATGTCCATAGTGATGATTTTAACGCGGTTTCTGACCTTTCTAGGGTATCTCAGAAAGTGATTTCGGATGGTTGCTTGCGTTCTAGCGATGATGTTATTTGTGTCAAAATCTTGAGCGATAAAGCTCATTTTCCCTTTCTTGAAGGCATACTCATCCCAGGATATGACTTCTGGAAGCTTACCCCAATCCGTTTCAAACTTAAACTCATTGAGTTTTCGAATAACTGTAGATGTTGAGATGGAAAGTCTGTGTGCGATATGTGTCATTGCTTGCTTTTCGATGAGTAATTGTGCGATTTTCTGGTTGACAGCGACAGAGATTTGATGGTTTTTCTTAACAATAGGAGTTTCAGCGACCGCTATTTTCCCACATTCCTTGCACTTGAAACGACGCTTTCGAAGGCGGATAAGTAGCGGGTAGCCAGCAGTTTCTAAGTAGGGGATTTTAGAGGCTTTCTGGAAGTCGTACTTAGCCATTTGTCCTTTGCAGGAAGGGCATTTAGGGGCTGTGTAATCCAAGTGACCGTGGAGTTCTAAGTGTGTTCCCATGTCGCATTCATTAGTGATAGTGATATTTTTGTCTTTCATTTTGAGAAAATTTGTGATAAGATTTAGTTGTTCCATATGAGTCTTTCTAAATGATAGTTTTGTCGCTTTTCATTATAGGTCATATGGAACTTTTTTTCTACACTGAAAAAGGCTCCATAATCTCTGTGGCGGGCGTACCCACTACAGATATTATAGAGCCAATAAAAAGAGAGAACTTCGTATGTTCTCTCACTTATTTATTATATGACGTATCTATTTTTTGTCTACGCAGTCGACATCCAAACAGACGTTCACATCAATGTACTTTTTTTGCACCTTTTTTATGTCAAAATCACTCTTTTCAATAAAGACAAAATGCTTGAAAAAGTGCTTAAAATAAAGGATTTTTACCCTTTGCTTCGTTGTAGCAACACTACGCACTCCACGTGATGTGTCTGCGGAAAGAGGTCAACGGGCTGAATCTTGCTAAGTTTGTAGCCTAGCTCTTCATAGTGTTTGACATCACGCGCAAGGGTTGCGACGTTACAGGACACGTAGACAATCTTGTCTGGATTCATCTGGCAACTCGCCTTGATAAAACTCTCGGTGAGACCTTTCCTTGGTGGGTCTACGAGAATGACAGTGGCTTGAACACCTTCTTGCACCCATTTAGCCATGGCTTTTTCAGCTGTGTCACAGACATAGTGAGCGTTTGAAATGCCATTTAGGGTTGCATTGCGCTGGCTATTTTCTACCGCTTGCGGTACAACTTCTACTCCATAGACCTTCTTGACATGCTTAGCAAAAGATAAGCCAATCGTTCCAATTCCAGAGTAGGCATCAACTACGGTATCATTTGGTGTAACATCCGCAAAATCAATAGCCGTTTGGTAAAGCTGCTCTGCCATTTCAGTATTGACTTGATAAAAGGAAGGAGCTGAGATTTCAAAGTGATTCCCCAGCATCTGATCTGTAATACAATCCTTACCATACAAGAGGCGGAATTCAGGACCAAAAATCACATTGGTAGCCCTATCATTGATATTTTGCATGATAGAGGTTATCTGTGGGAATTGATCTACCAAGAGCTCAATCAGTTGTTCTATGCGGAAAATCTTTGGTCGAGTTGTCACAAAAATCACCATGATTTCTCCAGAATAATGACCACGACGAACAATGACATTGCGTATCAGACCTGTTTTTTCTTGTTCGTCATAGGGTTTGATGTCAAATCTGCGTAGCAAATCACGTACAGCTAGAAGCACTTGGTCAATTTCTGGGTGTTGGATATAAAAATCCTCAATCGGCATCAAATCATGGGAATTTTTACGGAAAAAACCTGTTTCCAATTGACCATTCACACGGCGAACGGGTACTTGTGCCTTATTTCGATAAGCAACGGGGTTCCCCATACCAAGCGTTAAAGGAACTTCTATATCCTTGATACCAGCAATCTTATACAAACTATCTTTTACTTGCTTGGTTTTAAACTTTAACTGAGCTTCATAGGTCAAATGCCCCAAATCTGCAATCCCAGATCTGAGATAGGTCGCATCCATAGCCTCATTTCTGTCTGGTGATGTCGTCAACCGCTCTTCTACTTTTCCATAGCCGATTTTTTTAGTGACCTTAAGCACCCGCATCTGAATTTTTTCACCAGGTAAGGCATTCTCGACAAAAAAGACCAAGCCATCTATTTTGGCAACTCCTAGCCCTTCATGGCTTAAATCCACAATCTCTACTTCTACTACATCATTTTTTTGAATCATCTGTCTTCTTTCTATTCAACATTCTGCTCTTCTCATTGTTTTCTTTTCAAGATTGCACGTTTTAGTATTTCTTGACGAGAAACAAAAAGGTCAGAACAATTATTCCGACCTTTAGTATAGCATATTTTTTTCAAATAGAGAATTATCTCAAGCCTAGTTCACTTAAGCGATTCTGGTATTTTCCAAAATCGATTTTTAAGCCCAAACCACCATAAACATCGTACTCATCCACCCAATCTCCAATAGCTGGAATAGTTGTTTGCTCAATCCCATTTCGCGCATCAAGCGTTGCAAAAAGTCCATTCGTGACAATAAATGTTTGAGGAATATTGGTGGAGGTCAAGGCATAGACTTTTCCAAGTGCCTCTGCTCCTGTAAATAATTTAGTTGGGTCTTTCGCCTGAGTCATGATAGCTGCTAAAACTTGCTGCTGCCGCTTGGTTCTACCGAAATCTCCCTCATCATCTTTACGGAAACGGGCATAATTCAATAAGGTCCTACCGTCCATCTGCTGCAGACCAACCGAAATAGTTTGATTTGGCACAACGCCATTCTCCATTCTCAAATCGTCTGGCACATCTACTGATGAGACGGGCTGCCCATCAACCGTTGCGAATTGTGCGTCAATAGTAACTCCTTTAGGAAATAGGGTGTCAATGGCTGTTGCAAAGGTTGAAAAATCAACTAAGGCATAGTATTTCACATCAATGTCAAAATTTTCTTTCAAAACTTCACGAACATTTTCCGCACCTTGGTTGCCATTTTGTTCTCCAAAGGTATAGGCAACATTTAACTTGTAGTCATTGCCACCAATATCTATCAGAGTATCCCGCATGAAACTCACCAGCTTCACTTTTTTATCTCGATTATTGACATTCAACACCATGATAGAATCTGTTCGCGTCATGCTAGATGATTCACCGATTCGACCATCGGTACCCAAAATAAGGATGTTTACTCCATTAGCCGAGGATTGCCCAGCAAATCTTTCAGAAGCTGCTCTTTGCTCGACCGAGGCCATCCCCTTCACAAACATAAAACCCATGCCGACAAGTACTGCTAGAATCACAAGAAAAAGAACCAAGAAGAAGCGTTTTACCCGTCCTTTTTTCTTCTTTCGAACCTTCTTCGCTTTGGGAATGTCAATTGACCGAACCGTTGAGAAATACCGTCTTCTATGTGGATACGGTGGAAGAATATCATCCTCTGTTTCCACAAAATCGTCTTCAAAATCATCCTGCTCTTCTCTATACGGTTCCCAGTCTTCTACCCGTTCATCCTCTTCATATTCAGGAATATACGACTTTTTCCGTGACAAAAGCGGACGACCCGTCTCCCATTTATACTGTAAATAGGCCAATTCATTTCGTTCTTTGTCATTTAAATAATGAATATTTTTTTGTAAATAATCTAATCGTAATTCCTCATGATGAGTGAGGTTACTGTCCTGTTTTGCCATGGTATTTTCCTTTTACTGTGCCTGATAAATAAAATAATCTCCTAAAATTTTATACGTAATCCCTAAACTTGTCAATTCATCTAAAGCATAAGCTAGTAAATCTGGCTGAGTATGGGCCACATCAAGGATAAAAAAGTACTCACCTAAAGCTGTTTTAAGAGGCCGGCTTTCAATCTTCGTCAAATCAATGCCCCGCCAAGCAAAGACTGACATAGCCTTATAGAGGGCCCCTGGAAGATTGTCTGGCAGTGTCAGAGCAAGCGAACATTTTCTCATCCCTTGCACAAGCGGAAGAACCACAGTCCTATGACCTAGAATCCAAAAGCGTGTGAAATTTTGACTCATTTCCTGAATGTCTTGAGCGACAATGTGAAGGTCATATTCCTTAGCTGCTGCCTGTGGAGCAATGGCTGCATACGGCTGGTTTTTCTGCCTTGCAACAAACCGCGCCGCATAGGCTGTACTGGCTGTTGCTTCTAACCGTGCCTGCGGATAATGTTCCTCAATGTATTTTTTCCCCTGTGCGAGAGCTTGCGGATGCGAGTAAATCACCTGAATATCTTTCGAGGGTTCAGTTACCATTAACTGCTGAAAAATCGGTTGAACCACCTCTGCTACTGCCTGTAAGTCCGCCTGATGAAAGAGGTAGTCTATCGTCTCATGAACACTGCCTTCAATCGAATTTTCCACTGGAATGACCGAATAATCAACTTCTCCTTGCTCAACAGCTTTCATCACTTCTGTAATGGTATCATAGGACACTAATTCGTCTACAGGAAAAGCCTGCTGGGCTACCTGATGTGTAAAGGATCCTCTCGGACCTAAAAATGCTACATACATTCGATTATCCTTGCTATCTCTTCTGGGCTACGATTTTCTGTATGGATGATTAAATCAGACAAACCTTCATACAGTTTCATCCGGTTTTGATATATGCCATAAAATTCCTCTTTTGAATGGTTCAAAAAAATGGGGCGTTGGGAGAGGGTATCTTGCTTGATTCGATGATACAAAACCTCAAAAGAAGCAGTCAACAGAACATTGTATTTTTGATTTTGACGAAGTAAGTCCTGATTTTTTTCTGAGATGACTACGCCACCGCCCGTAGAGATGACACAATCTGTTTCCATTTCTAACAGTTCTTCTAAGGTTTCAGATTCGATCTTACGAAAGGCTGCTTCTCCTTCTCTTGCAAAAAAGTCTGCAATCGGCATGCCAATCTTTTCTTCAATAATCTTATCCATATCATAAAAGGGGCGCTGAATATGCTGGGAAACGGTTGTTTTCCCTACTCCCATAAATCCTAATAATACAATCGGCATCCTATTTTTCCTCTAATAATTTCTGCAAATCATCAAAGAAACTTGGGTAGCTCGTGTTGATGGCTTCGGCTCGCTCCAAGTGAACTTCTCCGTCTTGCACCAAGAGGCTAGCAATAGCTGTCATCATCCCAATGCGGTGGTCACCAAAGGTATTGATGGTCGCCCCATGAAGCGGCGTTTTCCCTTTGATAATCATGCCGTCATCTGTCGGTGTAATCGCTGCCCCCATGCTATTTAAGGCATTTGCTACTACCTGAATTCGGTCTGTTTCCTTGACCTTGAGCTCTTCAGCATCACGGATAATGGTTGTTCCATTTGCCTGTGTCGCTAAAAGAGCAATGATAGGCAATTCATCAATCAAGCGTGGGATGATTTCTCCAGCAATTTCTGTAGCTTGTAAATCTGATGTTTCTACTGTAATGGTAGCCGATTTAGCTCGCTCATCTACTTGACTCAGACTAATCTTTCCACCCATAGCCTCAATCACATCCAAAATTCCTGTTCTGGTTTCCGCTATCCCAACATTTTCTAGGATAATCCTTGCATTGGGCACAATAAGCCCAGCAACTAGCCAAAAGGCGGCACTTGAAATATCACCTGGCACCTGAACCTCTTGGGCTGTAAAGGTCTGACCACCTGTGATGCGGATTTCCTTACCCGATACCTCAATCTTACCGCCAAACTGACGAATCATATCTTCTGTGTGGTTTCTTGTCCGTTCTTTTTCGACAATAACAGACTCCCCTTCTGCTTGTAAGGCAGCAAAAAGCAGGGCTGATTTTACCTGTGCAGAAGCAACTGGCAGTTGATACTGAATGGGCTGAAGATTTTTCTTGCCTTTTATGGTCAGTGGTGGCAAATCTCGATCCGTCTGACCACTCATCTCGACCCCCATTTGTCGAAGGGGAATGCTCACCCGGTCCATAGGGCGTTTAGATAAACTATCATCGCCAAACATTTCTGCTTCAAAGGGCTGACCTGCTAAAACGCCTGAAATCAAGCGAATGGATGTCCCTGAATTTCCCATATCAAGAGGCTTTTGGGGAGCTTTTAACCCATGAAAGCCTACACCATGAATTTCCACAACCTCTCCCTTATCTTCAATCTCTACGCCCAACTCACGAAAGACCTGCATGGTGGAGAGAACATCTTCTCCCCGTAAGATGCCATAAACCTTGGTCACACCCTCTGCCAAACTTCCAAACATAATCGAGCGATGACTAATTGACTTATCACCAGGTACACGCAGTTTTCCAGTTAATTGACTTGCCTTTGTCTGTAATTGCATGATTGATCCCTTTCTTGTTTGTTTCATTATACCATAAAATCAGAAGCGACTTTCCTCTATGAAAACATATTCATGTTACAGCTTGAAGAAAAAGTCTTTTTATTGCCACCATCCTCATGTGCTTTCGGACATCAGCGACTTCCTTCGGAGTAAAATAATCCAGTGGATTATTTTAGCCTGAGCCCAGAAACAAAGGAGCGAGGATGACCGATTTCGATGAAATCACAACTTCTGTCTCACTCCCACTTTTAGCACGGCGATGGCGGCGGTATTATGCTCGCTACACTCGCAAATTTTCTAACCTTAAAACTACAGAAAATGAAATATCATTGTAATGTTTTTCTGAATTGTGAGGTTTGTCTACATTCTGAAACACATTCATATTACACTTTAGTGACAATGACTAGTCAAGTCTACCCAGACTAGCCACAACTTTTTCCTGAATAAAACGAGCAGATGCTGCTAACTTTTCTTCCTCTTCTGCTGTCAACTGCAACTGAATGCGCTCAATAATACCGGACCGTCCAACAATGGCTGGGTAGCTCAAATAAGTCTCTAAAGGCTCATAGTAGTGAGAAACTGGTAACTCTTCATGAGCATCTGATACGATGGCCAAAACAAGGCGAATCGTGCTACTTGCAATGCCATAGGAGGTAAATTTCTTACTATAAAAAACGGTATGCCCTCCCATAATAGCTGTTTTTTCCAAATCCGCTCGCTCCGTATCGCTGAGAAAATCACAGACAGCCTGCCCTTTTACCTTCACTTGACTCCAAGCTGTGAATTGGGAATTCCCATGTTCCCCTAAATTGTAGCCCTGCACACTTCTTGGATCAAGTGAAAAATATTGGCCAACTGCTCGCTTCATTCTAGCTGTATCTAACAAGGTTCCAGTTCCAATCACACGGTCCTTTGGTAGACCAGTATATTCTTGATAGAGACTGGTTACTACATCTACAGGATTGGAAATAACGACTAGAATTCCCTTAAAACCAACCGCTTTTAATTGCTGAGCTACTGCTGGAACTTCTTTTGCCGTAAAGGGAAGCTCGGCAAAGCGATCTGCCTGAGGATTGTCCTGCAAGGTGATATTGCCCAAGGCTGAAATCACGACGTCCGCATCTGCCAACGCCTGATAATCATTGACAAGGATAGTAGCATGATAGGGAAGATTTGCGGCTGCATCTGCAAAATCCATGGCTTCTGCAGCCATCTTTGCCTCATCCGTATCGATAAAAACATAATCATCAAATGCCCCTTGCGCAATCAAGCCATGTGCGACTGCAGCCCCAACATGTCCAAGTCCAATAATTCCTACTTTTCGTGCCATGTCCTCTTCCTCCTTTTGTGACCGTTATGCTCTGTTTAGTCAGTATTCTACCATATTTAAGGACAATTTTCATGGTTTTACCGTCTAGTAGTTGCCCCTATTTATCGCAATCTAGCGGGTTTACTTCCTATCTAAGCAGTTTTAAGCAAATCATTTTTTCAACCATAAACGAGTAAAATATGTGAATTTTCTGAAAAGTTTCTTTAAAAATCAACGAAATCGTGTTATAATAGGGATAATTTTGAGATGAAGGGGAATCATGATGGTATTTAATTTAGCAAGTGAAACAATTAGCATTGAGGAAATGCGTAGTTTTTCAAAATTAACAGGCCAAGCCCTAGCTGAAAAGAAAAAAAGAGACCAAGAATTAGAAGCCATTATCAAAGGAAAAGATGACCGTATCCTTCTTGTGATTGGTCCGTGCTCCTCTGACAACGAAGAAGCTGTTTTAGAGTATGCACACCGGCTAGCCGCCTTACAAGAGCAAGTGAAGGAGCGGATTTTCATGGTCATGCGGGTCTACACCGCTAAACCTCGAACCAATGGCGACGGCTATAAGGGCTTGGTTCACCAACCAGACGCCAAAGGCGAGCCAAATCTAATCAATGGGATTCGAGCTGTCCGCAATCTCCACTATCGGGTCATCACAGAAACCGGACTAACAACTGCAGACGAGATGCTCTATCCTGAAAATTTACCATTGGTGGATGATCTCGTCTCCTATGTTGCAATTGGGGCTCGTTCTGTAGAAGACCAGCAACACCGTTTCGTCGCCTCTGGCATTGATGTTCCAACAGGCATGAAAAATCCTACTTCAGGCAATCTCACGGTTCTCTTTAATGGAATCTACGCTGCTCAAGGAAGGCAAAATTTCCTGTTCAATGGCGCTGAAGTCAATACTTCAGGAAATCCCCTCGCTCACGCTATCCTACGAGGAGCTGTGAACGAGTCCGGCAAAAATATTCCCAACTACTACTATGATAATCTACTAGACACGATTGAACGCTATCAGCAAATGAAATTGGAAAATCCTTTTATTATCATAGATACCAACCATGATAATTCTGGGAAACAACATCTAGAACAAATCCGAATTGTCCGCCAAACATTGATTAACCGCGATTGGAATAACGCAATTCACCGTTTTGTACGTGGCTTCATGATTGAATCCTACTTAGAAGATGGACGACAAAACGAACCTGAAATCTTCGGCAAATCCATTACCGACCCCTGTCTCGGTTGGAAAAAGACAGAACAATTGGTACAAGAAATCTACGATACACTAGGAAAAAAGAAAGGAACAGCGTTATAGAGCTCCTCTACCCATACGCTGTGATATAGATAACATGGGAATTCATCAAAAAAGTGAAAAAATTGATTTAGCAACCGTTAAGGCCTTATCGAAACTTTCTGGAGAGTTTTTAGCCAAAAAGACCGAACGTGATCACGAACTCCACCAAATTATCACAGGACAAGACGACCGCCTTCTCCTCATTATTGGGCCTTGCTCGTCAGATAATGAAGAAGCTGTCCTCGATTATGCTCGTCGCCTTGCCCAACTACAAGAAGAAGTCAAGGATAAAATCTTCATCGTCATGCGAGTCTATACTGCAAAACCACGAACCAATGGAGAAGGTTATAAAGGACTGGTGCACCAACCAGATACTTCTAAATTACCAGACTTAATCAACGGTATTGCAGCGGTTCGCAACCTCCACTATCGGGTCATCACAGAAACTGGCTTGACAACCGCAGATGAAATGCTTTACTCGGCCAACTATCCTCTTGTAGATGATTTGGTATCCTATCACGCTATCGGCGCACGTTCGGTAGAAGACCAGGAACACCGCTTTGTCGCTTCTGGAATTGATGCACCTGTTGGCATGAAAAATCCAACTTCGGGCAATCTGACCGTCATGTTCAATGCAGTATATGCGGCTCAAAATCAACAAAACTTTATCTACCGTGATGCAGAAGTCGATACGGACGGAAATCCTCTAGCACACATTATCTTACGTGGAGCTAACAATGAACTGGGGATGAATCTACCAAACTACTACTACGATAACCTTCTGCATACCATTAAGCAATACCAACAATTTGGCTTAAAAAATCCCTTTATCGTCATTGATACCAATCATGATAATTCAGGGAAAAACTACTTGGAACAAATACGTATCGTCCGCCAAACCCTCATTAACCGAGCTTGGAATCAATCTATTCGTCAATACGTTCGCGGTTTTATGATTGAGTCATACTTGGAAGACGGACGACAAGATACTCCTGATATTTATGGAAAATCCATTACAGACCCTTGTTTGGGATGGGAAAAAACTGAAAGCTTGATTCGTGAAATCTACCAGACAGAATCCCAAGCACTCTAATATCCCCTTTATTTATCAAATCTTGTACGAAAAGAGGTGTTTTATGCTTATTGATGGCTACACGCGCTTGGCTGCTGTTGTCGCAACTCCCATTCGCCACTCTATCTCACCCTTTATTCACAATCAGGCTTTTCAACAAACTGGGGTAAATGGAGTTTATGTCGCATGGGATATTCCAGAAAGTGAATTGGCAGTAACAATCGACAACATTAAACGCTACAACATGTTTGGCATCAACATCTCTATGCCCTATAAACAAGCTGTTTTGCCCTACATGGATGAACTAACCGACTCTGCTCGGTTGATTGGTGCAGTTAATACCGTCATTCATCGAGATGGCAAACTGATTGGACATAATACAGATGGCATCGGTTTTTTTAGAAGTTTGTCCAATCTAACTGCTTTTCATGTCGAGCAAAAAACTCTTACTATTCTAGGGGCAGGTGGAGCTGGTTTAGCTATTATCGCACAAGCCGCCCTAAATGGAGCCAAACAAATCAATATTTTTAAACGCTCATCTTCCTTAAATCAAACCAAAGAAAAGGCAACAGAACTAATGGCCCTTACTGGAGTAGAAATTACTGTCTTTCCAATCGAAGAGACAGAGCTGTTACAGGAAAAAATTCTCCAATCTGATTTACTAATCAATGCTACCAATGTGGGAATGGATGGCTCAACAATGATTATTCCACAAGATTGTATCCTACCATCATCCATCATTGTTGCTGACATCATTTATCAGCCCTTTGAAACACCTCTACTAGCCTTTGCCCGTAGTAAGGGTATCCAAACAATCAATGGCCTGGGAATGTTGTTATTTCAAGCAGCCGAAGCCTTTGAAGCTTGGACGGGAGAAGCCATGCCAACCGATACAATTTGGAAAGCCTTAGAAGAAATAGTTCGTGGATAGAAAGCTGGTGAAGTTATGCAACTAATCGTCAATATTCCGCATCATCCTTACACACTCTTAATTGAAAGAGGGAGCCTTGCCAAAGCAGGGGAGTGGGTCAGTCAAGTCTGGCCAACACAAAAAATCACAATTATAACGGATAACCATGTGGGCTCCCTATACGCTGATACTGTCAAGACCAGTTTGGAAGAGGCTGGATTTGAAGTGCTGGTTTTTGAATTTTTGGAGGGTGAAGCCCGTAAAAACTTAGAAACTGTTCAGCTAGCCTATGAATTTCTAGTGACTAATGGCATGACCCGTAGTGATGGCATTATTGCCTTAGGCGGTGGCGTAGTTGGAGACCTAGCCGGTTTTGTAGCCGCTACTTACATGAGGGGAATTCATTTCCTTCAAATTCCAACTAGCCTAACAGCGCAAGTTGATTCTTCCATAGGGGGGAAAACAGGAGTCAATACTCCCTATGCCAAAAATATGGTTGGAGCATTTTATCAACCTGATGGCGTGCTCATCGATCCTGACACCCTACAGACATTAGGTGAACGGGAGTTAATCGAAGGCATGGGAGAAGTCATCAAATACGGTCTGATTGCAGATGTAGAATTGTGGCAGGAATTAGATGAAATGGACGGTTCTGTTGCAAGTATCCTAGAGCATGCAGAAAGTCTTATCTACCATTCTTGTAATGTAAAGCGGAAAATTGTTGTGGAAGATGAATTAGATAATGGCGTGAGGCTTTATTTAAACTTTGGCCATACCATTGGTCACGCTATTGAAGCAACGGCAGGCTATGGCGAAGCCATGCATGGGGAAGCTGTCGCTATTGGCATGGTGCAACTAGCACATGTTGCCGAACAAAAGGGCCTCATGCCAGCAGGCATCACCCAGCAAATTCGTTCCATGTGCCAGAAATTTGGACTGCCAGTTTCCCATGAACCGTGGAATCCTTCTAAACTCTATGCTGCTTTAACACATGATAAAAAAGCACGTGGTCAATCCATCAAAACAATCATTGTACCAGAAATCGGAACCGCAGCCATTCATCAAATTCCCATTGAAGAAATGAAAGAATACCTAGACAAGTAATCACAGACCATTAAATCATCCCTTGTTCACTCTTTGACTGAACAAGGGATGAATCTTTTATAGACTGAAAAAGGAATCTAGAAAGCAGATTTTCTATGAAAAAGAATAGGCTGACACATTCTGTCACTACTTCTCCTATGGTATGCCAAGAACACAAAAAAGCCCCTTGTTGGGCTTTTTTGGCTCTTTGTCAACTGTAGTGGGTAGATGAAAAGCTAACACCTAGAGAGGACCAAATTGGTCTTCTCTCGTTTTATGTTTAAAGCAATGAAAATCCGCTTTTTAAAGTTTTCAAAGTTTCGAAAGCCAAAGGCATTGCGTTTGATGACTTTGATGAGATTATTCGTCGCCTCAAGTTTGGCATTTGAGTAAGGCAATTCCATGGCGTTTAAAACCTTGTCCTTATCCTTTAGAAACGCCTTAAATACCGTCTGGAAAATAGGGTTAACAGTGGCTATTTCTTGTTCAATTAGGACAAAGAAATGATCTGAGTTCTTCTCTTGGAAATGGAATAAGAGAAGTTGATAGAGTTCATAATGTTGTCGTAACTCATCTGAGTAGGATAGGAGCTTGTCTAAGATTTCCTTATTGGTTAAGTGCATGCGAAAAGTAGGGCGATAAAACCGTTTATCACTGAGTTTACGGCTATCTTGTTGTACCAGTTTCCAGTAGCGTTTGAGCGTCTTGTATTCATGCGATTTGCGGTCAAAAGCATTCATGATTTGGGTACGGACACGGTTCATAGCACGGCTGAGATGTTGCACAACGTGGAAGCGATCAAGCACTATTTTGGCATTCGGAAAAAGCTTCTTAGCGAGGGCGTAATAGGGGCTGAACATGTCCATAGTGATGATTTTAACGCGATTTCTGACCTGTCTAGGGTATCTCAGAAAGTGATTTCGGATGACCGCCTGCGTTCTTCCATCAAGGATAGCGATGATGTTATTTGTGTCAAAATCTTGAGCGATAAAGCTCATTTTCCCTTTCTTAAAGGCATACTCATCCCAGGACATGACTTCTGGAAGCTTAGCCCACTCCGTTTCAAATTTAAACTCATTGAGTTTTCGAATAACTGTAGATGTTGAAATGGAAAGTCTGTGTGCGATATGTGTCATTGCTTGCTTTTCGATGA
Protein-coding sequences here:
- the aroB gene encoding 3-dehydroquinate synthase — translated: MQLIVNIPHHPYTLLIERGSLAKAGEWVSQVWPTQKITIITDNHVGSLYADTVKTSLEEAGFEVLVFEFLEGEARKNLETVQLAYEFLVTNGMTRSDGIIALGGGVVGDLAGFVAATYMRGIHFLQIPTSLTAQVDSSIGGKTGVNTPYAKNMVGAFYQPDGVLIDPDTLQTLGERELIEGMGEVIKYGLIADVELWQELDEMDGSVASILEHAESLIYHSCNVKRKIVVEDELDNGVRLYLNFGHTIGHAIEATAGYGEAMHGEAVAIGMVQLAHVAEQKGLMPAGITQQIRSMCQKFGLPVSHEPWNPSKLYAALTHDKKARGQSIKTIIVPEIGTAAIHQIPIEEMKEYLDK
- a CDS encoding ISL3 family transposase — its product is MEQLNLITNFLKMKDKNITITNECDMGTHLELHGHLDYTAPKCPSCKGQMAKYDFQKASKIPYLETAGYPLLIRLRKRRFKCKECGKIAVAETPIVKKNHQISVAVNQKIAQLLIEKQAMTHIAHRLSISTSTVIRKLNEFKFETEWAKLPEVMSWDEYAFKKGKMSFIAQDFDTNNIIAILDGRTQAVIRNHFLRYPRQVRNRVKIITMDMFSPYYALAKKLFPNAKIVLDRFHVVQHLSRAMNRVRTQIMNAFDRKSHEYKTLKRYWKLVQQDSRKLSDKRFYRPTFRMHLTNKEILDKLLSYSDELRQHYELYQLLLFHFQEKNSDHFFVLIEQEIATVNPIFQTVFKAFLKDKDKVLNAMELPYSNAKLEATNNLIKVIKRNAFGFRNFENFKKRIFIALNIKREKTNLVLSRC